A window from Thalassophryne amazonica chromosome 15, fThaAma1.1, whole genome shotgun sequence encodes these proteins:
- the LOC117526267 gene encoding polycystin-1-like translates to MVYLECVSCKAQSIYNISQNSYVYLKGTCTNCQSSPRGRWSAVTLQNETLVLNISTTTTGSDSMHLVLRQGVLHHQDSYVFTLHVTDDSLDGEGAASITLHHNTPPDGGECSLRGEGDRDTDSEGFQVHTLRDRIYFNCSGRQYTQIRTRKKVFVLLISLYRGLSAVRSAHGFYLPSPCSGA, encoded by the exons ATGGTGTACCTGGAGTGTGTATCCTGTAAGGCCCAGTCCATCTACAACATCAGCCAGAACTCCTACGTCTACCTGAAAGGGACCTGCACGAACTGCCAGAGCTCGCCACGAGGG CGCTGGAGTGCTGTGACGCTGCAGAATGAGACTCTGGTCCTGAACATTTCCACAACCACCACAGGAAGTGACAGCATGCACCTGGTTCTGCGGCAGGGTGTCCTGCACCACCAGGACTCCTACGTCTTCACCCTTCATGTCACTGATGACAGTCTGGACGGCGAGGGCGCTGCTTCCATCACACTGCACCACAACACACCCCCAGACGGAGGAGAATGCAGCCTGAGAGGAGAAGGCGACAGAGACACTGACTCTGAAGGCTTTCAAGTCCACACCCTACGGGACAGAATCTACTTCAACTGCTCAGGTCGTCAGTACACACAAATCAGAACacgaaaaaaggtttttgttttgctCATTAGCCTATACCGCGGTCTGTCTGCTGTCAGGTCTGCACATGGTTTTTATCTTCCATCTCCATGCTCAGGTGCTTGA